Sequence from the Gloeomargarita sp. SKYB120 genome:
ACCACCGAGCCACCAGCGCACGGGTTTCCCAGGCATTTTGCTTCTCACACCACCCGCCTTCCACCATAGCCCCTAGGTTCTGGACTTGACAATCCAGCTATAGGGGCCACCAGGTACCCCGGCGCATGCCTACCGGTAATTTGGTTGCCCAATTCGTGCGGGCCATCGCTAGTTGTTCCTCCGCCACCAGCGCCCCCTCCAGGTTTGCCCCACACAGGTTGGCATCCCGCAGGTTGGCATTGCGCAGGTAGGCTTCCGTCAAATCAGCGTTGCGCAGGTCCGCCCCTTGGAGATTAGCAAAGCTGAGATACGCCTTATGCATGTTAGCCCGTTGGAGGTTGGCCCCTTGGAGATTCGCTCGCCCCAAATTCGCTTCTTCTAAAATGCACTCGCGCAAATTGGCGTTGGCTAAAATCGCCCCTGTCAAAATACAGCCCACCATGACCTGACCCTGCAGGTCGTACCCCCGCAAATCGTAGCCGGCAAAATCCTTTCTCCCCTGGCGCAGGGCCTGCTTAAACTGGGCGGGGCTAAGCCTTGTGCTTTCTGCCCCCCCCGTCTCGATGGGTGTGGCCCGAGCCTTGCGGGCGCGAATGGCCGCCGCTAGACGACTCAGATGGCTTTCTGGATCACTCAGTGGTTCCGGCAGGGCAGGAGAAGGCGGTGGAGTCGCAGCGGCGCGCCGCCCCTGAGCCAGAGTGTCGTAATAGGGTTCCAGGTCCAAAGCGCGCAGGACAGCGTTAGCGGTGGCGTAGCGTTGCTTAAGGGAAATGGCCAGCATCCGGTCCAGCACCTGGGCAAAGGCGTCGCTCACCCGCACGTGTTGCCGCCAGCGAATTTCCCCAGTTTGGGGGTCAGTTTCCAACTCCTTAGGGGATTTGCCCGTCAGGAGATATAGGCAGGTGCACCCTAACGCATAGATGTCACTGGCATAGACCGGACGCATAGACAGTTGCTCCGGGGGCGCGTAACCGGCGGTGCCAATGGCAAACTGGGTGAGTTCATTCTCCGCATCGGTGGGAATCTGTCCTACTTGCTTCACGGCGCCAAAATCAATCAAAATCAAGGCCCCATCGGCTTTGCGCCGGATAATGTTGGCCGGTTTGATGTCCCGGTGGATGACCCCCTGCTGGTGGATGTACTGCAAAACTGGAAGTATCTGCCGTAAAAACAACTTCACCGCCCCTTCCTCGTAGGGACCCTTTTCCCGCACCTCCGCCTGGAGCGTCTGCCCGTCAATAAATTCCTGCACCATGTAGAAGTAGGGCGCTTCGGTGAAGTAGTCCCGCAGGCTGGCCAACTGGGGGTGATTCCCCAAACGCCCCAAAATTTCCGCCTCCCGTTCAAACAGTTCTTTCGCCATCTGGTAGATAGGGTCGTTGGCGTTGTCCACGGGCGGGCGCAGTTGCTTGATCACGCAAAGCGGGCGTCCCGGTAGGTTTTCCTCCACCGCCAAAAACGTGGCCCCAAACCCGCCATAACCTAGGCATTTCTTCATCCGGTATCGGCGGCCCTGGTGTGTCAGGATAAGACTGGCCCCGCAGTTGCTACAGGTCAAGGCACCCTCGGGATTCTGGGGGCGAGTGCAGGTTGGGTTAAAACAGTAGCTCACTGGGGATGCACAAGTTTCGCAACAGTCCTACTCCAGTTTAGTCCAACTCCCGGTCCCTGCATCTTGGGAAATTTGCCTAAGGCGGGAACTTTCGGAGGTGGTGTTAGGATCAATCAGCAATGACATGATGGAGGCAGCCAAACCCATGGGACAACGATGGCTACTTGGCCTGGTGGCGGGGTTTGTCGTTCTCTTGCCGCCCGGTATCCTGCGGGCACAGGGGTCGGGTTGGACGCTCTGGGGCGGGCCTAAGAAAGAACTGCGCTACAGCGCCGACTCGGGCCGGATTGGCGACTGGGACCGCTATTACCTGCAAGTGCCCCGCCAGCGGGTCGCCGTGGCTGAGTACTACATCAGCTATCCCGAGAACTTCCGAGGTGAATTTGACCCCAAGGCGGTGGAAGTGGTACGCAGCCGTACCCGGCAGAAATTCCGCATCGGGGAGGTGGTGTGGGACCGGGAGAACCGGGAACTGCGGATTGCCCTTGCTGAGCCGGTGCCGGCGGATACCCCGATAGAAATCATCCTGTCGAATGTGCGCAATCCCCGCAATATTGGGATGTTTTTTTTCAACCTGCGGGTGCTCAGCCCAGGGGACATTCCCCTACCGCGACCGGTGGGCACCTGGGTGATCATGGTGAGTTCCAACTAGGGTACCCGCGGCGATAGGCTAAAATAAGCAGTATTTGGCCTTGGTGTCGTTGCTCATGCTCAACCCGCGACTGAGTGACTTTGGCGCCACCATGACCCGGCTGACGGGAGTGCGGGCTATTATGAAAGACATTGTCGAAACGCTCCAGGCGCGGGCGGGCGAGGATTTAATCAACCTCAGCGCGGGCAACCCCGTCATCTTGCCAGAGGTGGAACAGTTGTGGCGGGATTGCACCCAAGCCCTGCTGGCGAGTGACGATTACGGCGAGGTGGTCTGTCGCTACGGCGCTAGCCAGGGATACCAGCCCTTGCTTGAGGCGGTGGCGGCGGATTTTAACCAGCGCTACGGGCTGTCGCTGACTCCCCGCAACGTGCTGGTGACGCCAGGGAGCCAGTCGCTGTACTTTTTTGCGGCGAATGCCTTTGGGGGGGTGGGTCGAGAGATTGTCCTGCCCCTGAGTCCTGACTACACCGGTTATGGGGGAATTTGCCTGGTGCCGGAGTCCTTGCGGGCGGTGCGACCGACGCTGGAAGTGGACGAGCAAGCCCATGCGTTCAAATACCGGCCTGATTTCGACCAGCTGCATTTTGACGACCACACCGGCTGCGTGATTTTTTCCCGCCCCTGCAACCCGACGGGGAATGTGCTGTCGGAAACGGAGGTGCGGCAAATTGCGGCGTTAGCGGCCCGCTGGGATATTCCGGTGTTTATTGATTCGGCCTACGCCGCGCCCTATCCGGCCCTGAACTTTACCCCCATGACGCCCGTGTTTGCCCCTAACATTGTGCATTGCATCAGCCTGTCCAAGGCGGGGCTGCCGGGGGAACGGGTAGGGATCGCTCTCGGCGACGAGCACATCCTGCGGGTGCTGGAGGGATTTCTCACCAACGCCTGCATCCATGCCTCGCGGTACGGGCAAGCCCTGGCGGCCCAGGCGATTCGCTCTGGGAAACTGGCCCACCTATCGGAAACGGTGATCCGGCCCCACTACCAGCGCAAGTTCGACGTCCTGGCGGCGGGGTTACGGGCGGGATTGCCCAACGACCTGCCCTGGTTTTTGCACCGGGGGGAAGGCGGAGTATTTGCTTGGCTCTGGCTGCGGGACTTGCCCATCAGCGATTGGGAGCTGTACCAAGCCCTCAAGCAGGTCGGCGTGATTGTCGTCCCTGGTCACACCTTTTTCCCTGGTCTGCGTCAGGAATGGCCCCACACCCGCCAGTGCCTGCGCATCAGTCTCACCGCTACGATGACTGAAATCGAACGGGGGGTTGAACGGTTGACGCAGGTGGTGCGCCGCGTCTATCAGCGCTTGCCGGTCAAGGTCTAACCCGCACAGGCGTGCCAATTTGCACCCACTCAAACAGCTCAGCGATGTGGTGGGGATGCATCCGTACACAGCCGTGGCTGACGGCTCGGCCAATCGTTTCCGGGTAAGGAGTGCCGTGGAACCCAATCGCGTCCACGCCGTCGCTCCAAAACCCAATCCAGTGACGTCCGAGGGGGTTGCGGGGATGGCGGGCCGGGAGTTGCCGGTTATCGGTAAAACTTTGCCAGACCGGGTCTTTCACCTTCGTTTCCACCACAAAGTCTCCCTGAGGTGTCTCCCAACCGGGCTTGCCCACCGCCACGGGATAGCGACGCACCAGGCGATTCCCCCGCCAAACGTAGAGTTGCCGTTGATGCAGCACCAGCTCCAACCGCAGGGGTTCCGCCGCTACGACCCAGCCATGACTCCCCATCCAACCAGCCAGAACCAGCACCCCGATCCGTCGCCGCCAGCCCATCTGTCACAATAGGAACCGTACCCTCATCCCCGATTATGGAACAGGACAATTTGTTGCGGCAATTGCTGCTGCTGGGCATCGGCGCCACATCGCTGGTGGTGGACAAGGTGCGGGAAGTGAGCGACGAATGGGTGCAAACCGGGCGGCTGCGTCCCGACCAGGCTACGGCCTTGCTCAATGAGCTAGTAGGGCGGCTGACCCAGGGCGCCGACTGGGAAACGCGCCTGCGTCGCCAGATGCAGGACGTGCTCCGGGAATTGGGCCTGGCCAGCCAGCGTGAAGTGGACGAGCTGCGAGGACGGATTGACCGCCTGGAACGGCAAGTTCGGGATTTGGAAAACCGGCTGTGGCACTAGCTGGCGGCGGCCAACGGCGATGCCTGAGGCAACAAGGTTTGCACCACCTCGACTACCCGCTCCGCCACCGGTGGTTTCGCCAGGAAGTCACTCGCGCCGCAGAGTTTGGCCCGTACCCGGTCGATCACCGTTCCTTGCCCCGTCAGGATGACGATGGGTGTCCGTTGAAAGGCCGCCGACTTGCGCAGGAAGGCGCAGACTTCGTAGCCGTTCGTCTCCGGCATCACCAGGTCCAGGAAAATCAACACCGGCTGTCGCTGCAGGAGTTGCGACAGGGAGCGCAGGGGGTCCGTCACCCCCCAGACCTGGTAGCCCAAGGGTTCTAGGATTGGCCGCAGGGCTTGGGCCACCAGCGGGCTGTCGTCAATACAGGCAATCACTGGACGAGGTGGGCGCGGCGTCACCACCTGGACCACCGGTGCGGGTAAATCGGGGACGTCCTTCAGGATCACCACCGCATCGTGAATCAACGAGCGCAAGGAAGCCGCTACCTGCTCTACAGGCCGTCCCACCCGCTGGGCGATGTCCCAAAACGTGGATTGCCCGTCCAACACCTGCGTCAACTGCTGGTAGGCCGCCGGCGACACCAAATTCTTGAGCTGCCCCCGCCGGTCAATTACAGGCGCTTGCTCCCACCGAATGCCCCCCGCCGCCAGCCAGCGGCGAAACAGGGGTTGCACCTCCTCCCACCAGTAATCCACGTGCACCAGCATCCAGCGTTGCGGGAGCGTTTGCTGCGCCAGCCACTGCAACTGCATCTCTCCCGCCCGCCAGGTCGTCAGACACTCCAACAACGTCGCCTGGGACCATGCCTGTACGTAGGCCTGCGCCTGTTCCTTGGTCATGGCGCCGTGGGTCACTGCTTGGGCCACCAGGTGGTAATCCCAAGGGATGCCAGTCTCCACTCGCTGGGGCGCCGGCGTGTAGTTGGGGCAATACTGGGGCCATAAGCGCCGCCACCGTCGCACTGGATGCACACCCCCCGTCGCATAGACCAACCGGCCCAAGAACAGATAAAACCGCCAGACCACTTGCCCGAGCGTCACCGCCCAGCACCCTGTGCCCTGCTCCTGTTTCGTTCCGAAAAGCGCCCTGCGCAACTGCTCCTGTTCCATCGCCCTACAGCTCCCTACGCAAGATAGACTCAATCGTGTGCAAATCTTACGATTTAGCGAGTGATTTTAATTTAGCTAAAGAATATTTCCGCTCCTACCGCAAGCTCACCGAACCTCCGTAAAATCCGGTTCCGCACACTCCCGCAATTCCGGTGACTGTATCGAGCAATTTTCTATGAAACCTTGGCCCCAGAAAGTTTTCCATTCGGCCTAGTACGCTTCTGGTGTACTAACAAAAATAGTACAATTTTTGTTTGGTATTCGGCTTAAAATTTTGTGAACAAATTCGTAATCCGACACAAATCCGTAATCTCACAAGGTGATGGTTAGCACCGACGGCGATTGCAGAATCTGCTAGGGTGGTGGAAGCGATGCGCTGACTATGCTAGAGGGGATGATGGATGGAGCCGGAAGAGCTGTTGCGCCACTACCGACAGGGCAGACGGGACTTCGGGCGGCTTAACCTGAGTGAAGCGGTGTTGATTCACATGGACCTCAGCGGGATTAACCTGCAGGGGTGTGATCTCACGTGGAGCAATGTCAGTGGCGCTTGTCTGCGGGGCGCGAATCTGAGTCTTTGCAACTGTACCAAAATCAAGCTCATCCAGGCGGATTTACAAGAGGCCAACTTGAGCGGGGCCAACCTCAGCGGCGCAGACTTGAGCTGGGCCAATCTCAGCGGGGCGAATTTGAGCGGCGCTGACCTGAGCGAAGCCACGCTGAATGCGCCGGTTTTGGACGGGTGTAATCTCAGCCGAGTGAACCTGCGGGGTGCGAATCTGCGGGGTATTAACTTGCAGGGGGCCGATTTCAGCGGCGCTGACCTGAGCGGGTGCAATTTGAAAGACGCCCACCTGGCCCAAGCCACTATGACGCGGGTGTTGCTCAGCGAAGCCAATCTCAGCGGGGCCAACTTCACCGAGGCCAATCTCACCCGGGCTTGCATGACACGGGTGATCCTAATACGAGCTGATTTGCGGGGGATCATTCTCAACGCCAGTAACAACGTCCGCCGGGAGACCATCAGCGGTGCAATTTTGAACAACGCGATTTTTGTGGGAGCTTGTTTACAGGGAGCGGATTTATCAGGGGCCAACTTGAGTCAAGCCAACTTCAGCGGCGCCTGCTTGGAGGGGGCCAACTTGAGTGGGGCGAATCTCTCCCAGGCCAACTTGAGCGGAGCGGACTTGAGTGGAGCCGATTTGACCAAGGCCAATTTGGGCCGAGCAACGCTCGCGGGGGTGGATTTGAGCGGCGCCAAGATGCCCGACGGTTCGATCCGCACCTAGTCCCCTAGGTGGTAAGCTAGGAGGGACACCTTATTGCTGTGGACTATGGACCTGCTGCTGTTGTTGGCCAAACTCCCGGAAGCCTACGCCATTTTTGACCCCCTTGTGGATGTCTTGCCTGTCATCCCAGTCTTGTTTCTGTTACTGGCGTTTGTGTGGCAGGCCGCCGTCGGGTTTCGCTAACGCCGGGGTTGCGGGCCAAGTCCCACCTGGGGAGCGTAAATCGCCTGGTTGCCTAACTCATTTTCGATCTCCAGAAGCCGGTTGTACTTGGCGACCCGTTCACTGCGACACAGGGAACCCGTCTTGATCTGACCGGCATTGGTGGCCACGGCTAGGTCGGCGATGGTGGTATCTTCCGTTTCCCCGGAGCGATGACTCACCACGCAGCGGTAACTGTGGCGCATTGCAAGCTGCATAGTGCGCAGGGTTTCTGTCACCGTACCGATCTGGTTGAGCTTGATGAGAATGGCGTTGGCCACTCCTAGGTCAATGCCTTTTTGCAGGCGCATGGGATTGGTCACAAATAGGTCATCGCCCACCAGTTGCACGCGGTTCCCCAGTTGCTGGGTATGCCGGCGCCAGTGGTCCCAGTCGTCCTCAGCCAAACCATCTTCGATGGAAACAATCGGGTAGTTCTGCACCAGCTCCGCCAGATAGTCCATTAACTCTTGGGGGCTGCGAGTTTGCCCATCGTAAGTGTACTGACCATTTTGGTAGAACTCGCTCGCCGCCACATCTAAGGCCAGGGCAATTTGCTCACCTGGTTTGTAACCCGCCCGTTCAATCGCCTGTACCAGCAGCTCCAGCGCCTCCCGATTGGAACCCAAGTTGGGCGCAAAGCCGCCCTCATCTCCTACACCGGTGCTCAGCTTTTTCTCCTTCAACACCTTTTTCAACGTGGCAAATACTTCGGCTCCCCAGCGCAGGGCTTCCCGGAAATTGGGCGCGCCCACTGGCACAATCATGAATTCCTGAATATCCAGGTTGTTATCGGCGTGGGCACCGCCGTTGAGCACATTCATCAGCGGCACTGGCAAGACACTACTCAGCGGTCCCCCCAGATAACGGTACAGGGGCAGCCCCAGGGCATTGGCCGCCGCCTTTGCTACTGCTATGGAAACCCCCAGGATGGCATTGGCCCCCAGATGACTCTTGTTGGGCGTTCCGTCCAGGTCAATTAGCGTCTGGTCAATCCCTTGTTGGTCCGTCGCGTCCAAATCCAGCAATTCCGGCTCGATCACTTCCATCACGTTGGCAACCGCCTTGAGCACCCCAGCCCCACCGTAGCGTTGCGGGTCCCCGTCGCGCAGTTCGTGCGCTTCAAACGTCCCAGTTGAGGCTCCACTTGGCACCATGGCCACTCCCACGTCCCCATCGGCCAAATTCACCTGCACCGCCAGCGTCGGACGCCCCCGCGAATCGAGCACCTCCCAGGCGCGGATACTGTCAATCGTGGTCGCAGCGAGTACAGCCATTGGCAACTCCTTCAAGCTCCATTTGCATCCTAGGGGTATTCCCAAACCTTTTGCTGGAACTTTACCAAATCTCAAGCATCACTGGGTTAAGATTGAGATTGGCGGGATGTAGCGCAGCTTGGTAGCGCATCTGCTTTGGGAGCAGAGGGTCGCAGGTTCAAATCCTGTCATCCCGATTGAGTTCCTAAGTGACCATGAGCACTGTCCTAGAAACAAAACTGACGCCCGAAGAATATCTCGCCCAAGAAGTGGCGTCCGAACTCCGGCACGAGTATCGTCAAGGAGATTTAATCCCAATGGCGGGCGGCACAACAACCCATAACGAACTCATTCGGTCCTTAACTGTCATCTTGAGTCTGGCGCTCAAGGGTCAACCCTTTCAGGTTTTCATCACAGACCAGCGGTTATGGATTCCCCAAACCCAATCCTTTTATTATCCTGATGTGATGATTACTCCCAAACCCGTACCCCTTTTGGAGGGCCGTAGAGATACGGTTATGGAGCCGTTGCTGATTGCAGAAGTGTTATCCGAGTCAACTGAGGAACGCGACCGGGGCGCTAAATTCCTTGATTATCGGCAGATTCCCACCCTTCAGGAATACCTGCTGATTGACCAGAACAAACCCTATGTCGAGCAATACACCAAAAAAGCCGAACATCAGTGGTTGTTGACCATCTACACTGATTTAGCCCAAGCGATTCCCCTGGACTCGGTGAACATCCTGCTGAATCTCAGTGAACTTTATGAGAATGTCGTGTTTGGCGGCCTATGACCCAGAATTTGTACGAAACTGATTTCTACGCCTGGACGCAGCAGCAAGCGACTTATCTCCGCGAGCGAAAGTTTGATTTGCTCGATGTAGAAAACCTGAGTGAGGAGATAGAATCCTTAGGCAAACAACAACGACAGGAACTGCGCAGTCGCTTGAAAATCTTACTTGGTCACCTACTGGAATGGTATTACCAACCTGAGCGGCGCTCGAAAAGCTGGCTATACACTATCCGCGAACAGCGGCGGGAAATTCGTCGTCACCTGCAGGAGAATCCCAGCCTAAAGCCCTACCTAGCCGAGGCCATCCAGCTCAGTTACGAAAACGCGCTCGATTTGATTGGTCAGGAAACACCCCTTGACCCTGAAACCTTGCCCCAATCCTGTCCCTTTTCTCAAGAGCAAATCTTGGAAGAAGTTTTACAGCTATAGAACCGCTTGTGGTTGTAGCAGCAAGGCTTGGACAACAACCTCGATCAGCTCTCCCCAGGGGCAAGACAAGACAATCTTAAAAATACCTAGAGATTTTGCAGGCCCGCGGAAACGGCTGTGCTACAACCGGTATTGCCGGGACAGGTACGGGGTGACAAGCGATGGGACGGATACCGACTTCTATCTGGACGCTGACGGTCGGGGTTCTGGTCACGGTCATTGCTGTATGGGTAGGGAATCATGTCTCCCTGTTTCCAGAACAGGCTTCGCTGCAAGCGCCCCTGGTGGATGACTTTTTCAAGCTGATGTTGATGATTGCAACGGCGCTCTTTCTGCTGGTAGCGGGTACAGTTATCTTCTTTGCCATTCAATTTCGGCAACGGCCTGGCGATGAGGGGGATGGGGTACCCCTAGAGGGAGATTTTGCCCTGGAAGCCTACTGGACAATGATTCCAGCGGTCATTGTGATAGTCCTAGGTGTGTATAGTGTGCAGGTCTTTGCGGAAATGGGGGGATTTGCTGTGGGCGGCGCGGGCGGGAATCACCTGCTGGTGGGGCATCACCACCATCATCCGGCAGGTACGAGCCAGTTGGTTAGCCATGAGATGGCAAATCCAGCATCCGAATCTAAGG
This genomic interval carries:
- a CDS encoding serine/threonine-protein kinase; protein product: MKKCLGYGGFGATFLAVEENLPGRPLCVIKQLRPPVDNANDPIYQMAKELFEREAEILGRLGNHPQLASLRDYFTEAPYFYMVQEFIDGQTLQAEVREKGPYEEGAVKLFLRQILPVLQYIHQQGVIHRDIKPANIIRRKADGALILIDFGAVKQVGQIPTDAENELTQFAIGTAGYAPPEQLSMRPVYASDIYALGCTCLYLLTGKSPKELETDPQTGEIRWRQHVRVSDAFAQVLDRMLAISLKQRYATANAVLRALDLEPYYDTLAQGRRAAATPPPSPALPEPLSDPESHLSRLAAAIRARKARATPIETGGAESTRLSPAQFKQALRQGRKDFAGYDLRGYDLQGQVMVGCILTGAILANANLRECILEEANLGRANLQGANLQRANMHKAYLSFANLQGADLRNADLTEAYLRNANLRDANLCGANLEGALVAEEQLAMARTNWATKLPVGMRRGTWWPL
- a CDS encoding DUF2808 domain-containing protein, whose translation is MMEAAKPMGQRWLLGLVAGFVVLLPPGILRAQGSGWTLWGGPKKELRYSADSGRIGDWDRYYLQVPRQRVAVAEYYISYPENFRGEFDPKAVEVVRSRTRQKFRIGEVVWDRENRELRIALAEPVPADTPIEIILSNVRNPRNIGMFFFNLRVLSPGDIPLPRPVGTWVIMVSSN
- a CDS encoding valine--pyruvate transaminase, coding for MLNPRLSDFGATMTRLTGVRAIMKDIVETLQARAGEDLINLSAGNPVILPEVEQLWRDCTQALLASDDYGEVVCRYGASQGYQPLLEAVAADFNQRYGLSLTPRNVLVTPGSQSLYFFAANAFGGVGREIVLPLSPDYTGYGGICLVPESLRAVRPTLEVDEQAHAFKYRPDFDQLHFDDHTGCVIFSRPCNPTGNVLSETEVRQIAALAARWDIPVFIDSAYAAPYPALNFTPMTPVFAPNIVHCISLSKAGLPGERVGIALGDEHILRVLEGFLTNACIHASRYGQALAAQAIRSGKLAHLSETVIRPHYQRKFDVLAAGLRAGLPNDLPWFLHRGEGGVFAWLWLRDLPISDWELYQALKQVGVIVVPGHTFFPGLRQEWPHTRQCLRISLTATMTEIERGVERLTQVVRRVYQRLPVKV
- a CDS encoding L,D-transpeptidase yields the protein MGWRRRIGVLVLAGWMGSHGWVVAAEPLRLELVLHQRQLYVWRGNRLVRRYPVAVGKPGWETPQGDFVVETKVKDPVWQSFTDNRQLPARHPRNPLGRHWIGFWSDGVDAIGFHGTPYPETIGRAVSHGCVRMHPHHIAELFEWVQIGTPVRVRP
- a CDS encoding phasin family protein — encoded protein: MEQDNLLRQLLLLGIGATSLVVDKVREVSDEWVQTGRLRPDQATALLNELVGRLTQGADWETRLRRQMQDVLRELGLASQREVDELRGRIDRLERQVRDLENRLWH
- a CDS encoding response regulator; the encoded protein is MEQEQLRRALFGTKQEQGTGCWAVTLGQVVWRFYLFLGRLVYATGGVHPVRRWRRLWPQYCPNYTPAPQRVETGIPWDYHLVAQAVTHGAMTKEQAQAYVQAWSQATLLECLTTWRAGEMQLQWLAQQTLPQRWMLVHVDYWWEEVQPLFRRWLAAGGIRWEQAPVIDRRGQLKNLVSPAAYQQLTQVLDGQSTFWDIAQRVGRPVEQVAASLRSLIHDAVVILKDVPDLPAPVVQVVTPRPPRPVIACIDDSPLVAQALRPILEPLGYQVWGVTDPLRSLSQLLQRQPVLIFLDLVMPETNGYEVCAFLRKSAAFQRTPIVILTGQGTVIDRVRAKLCGASDFLAKPPVAERVVEVVQTLLPQASPLAAAS
- a CDS encoding pentapeptide repeat-containing protein, with amino-acid sequence MEPEELLRHYRQGRRDFGRLNLSEAVLIHMDLSGINLQGCDLTWSNVSGACLRGANLSLCNCTKIKLIQADLQEANLSGANLSGADLSWANLSGANLSGADLSEATLNAPVLDGCNLSRVNLRGANLRGINLQGADFSGADLSGCNLKDAHLAQATMTRVLLSEANLSGANFTEANLTRACMTRVILIRADLRGIILNASNNVRRETISGAILNNAIFVGACLQGADLSGANLSQANFSGACLEGANLSGANLSQANLSGADLSGADLTKANLGRATLAGVDLSGAKMPDGSIRT
- a CDS encoding photosystem II reaction center protein K — translated: MDLLLLLAKLPEAYAIFDPLVDVLPVIPVLFLLLAFVWQAAVGFR
- the eno gene encoding phosphopyruvate hydratase, whose translation is MAVLAATTIDSIRAWEVLDSRGRPTLAVQVNLADGDVGVAMVPSGASTGTFEAHELRDGDPQRYGGAGVLKAVANVMEVIEPELLDLDATDQQGIDQTLIDLDGTPNKSHLGANAILGVSIAVAKAAANALGLPLYRYLGGPLSSVLPVPLMNVLNGGAHADNNLDIQEFMIVPVGAPNFREALRWGAEVFATLKKVLKEKKLSTGVGDEGGFAPNLGSNREALELLVQAIERAGYKPGEQIALALDVAASEFYQNGQYTYDGQTRSPQELMDYLAELVQNYPIVSIEDGLAEDDWDHWRRHTQQLGNRVQLVGDDLFVTNPMRLQKGIDLGVANAILIKLNQIGTVTETLRTMQLAMRHSYRCVVSHRSGETEDTTIADLAVATNAGQIKTGSLCRSERVAKYNRLLEIENELGNQAIYAPQVGLGPQPRR
- a CDS encoding Uma2 family endonuclease: MSTVLETKLTPEEYLAQEVASELRHEYRQGDLIPMAGGTTTHNELIRSLTVILSLALKGQPFQVFITDQRLWIPQTQSFYYPDVMITPKPVPLLEGRRDTVMEPLLIAEVLSESTEERDRGAKFLDYRQIPTLQEYLLIDQNKPYVEQYTKKAEHQWLLTIYTDLAQAIPLDSVNILLNLSELYENVVFGGL
- a CDS encoding DUF29 domain-containing protein, producing MTQNLYETDFYAWTQQQATYLRERKFDLLDVENLSEEIESLGKQQRQELRSRLKILLGHLLEWYYQPERRSKSWLYTIREQRREIRRHLQENPSLKPYLAEAIQLSYENALDLIGQETPLDPETLPQSCPFSQEQILEEVLQL
- a CDS encoding cytochrome c oxidase subunit II; this encodes MGRIPTSIWTLTVGVLVTVIAVWVGNHVSLFPEQASLQAPLVDDFFKLMLMIATALFLLVAGTVIFFAIQFRQRPGDEGDGVPLEGDFALEAYWTMIPAVIVIVLGVYSVQVFAEMGGFAVGGAGGNHLLVGHHHHHPAGTSQLVSHEMANPASESKAKYGFGGSGEPDVTVTVTGMQYAWIFNYPEGITSGELHIPVNKNIQLNIKSADVIHSFWVPQFRLKQDAIPGQNTELRFTATKVGEYPVICAELCGGYHGAMRTRVYVHTQEDYEKWLAENLIAQRPDMSQMVAVKTSQ